One window of Methanobrevibacter woesei genomic DNA carries:
- a CDS encoding methionine adenosyltransferase, giving the protein MRDNIFVSELNQTYIEDLEIEIVERKGIGHPDSISDGIAQSVSNALCKMYEEKLGEGNILHHNTDEVQITAGDSDPKFGGGSVRKPIDILLTGRGIHDYVDENGVEYHFPLERVAIKAAKDWLKENIVNLDVELDTVIECKIGRGSGDLVNVFDRESAIPSSNDTSFGVGFAPLSETESLVLATEELFNSKEFTKKYPATGEDIKVMGLREKDKITLTICCGMVDKYVKNPEEYKAACAVLKEEAEKLAPKYTNRDVEVFINTGDNLDSDDEAGYFLTVTGTSAEMGDDGSVGRGNRANGLITPCRPMSMEATSGKNPVNHVGKIYNILASRIAAEIAEKIPEVKQVHIMLLSQIGRPIDNPKAASTQVILEDGCKLEDVKADIEKIIDEGLENITDIAQDVIAGNARTF; this is encoded by the coding sequence ATGAGAGATAATATTTTTGTTTCTGAACTTAACCAAACTTATATCGAAGACTTAGAAATTGAAATCGTTGAAAGAAAAGGTATAGGACACCCAGACAGTATCAGTGATGGTATTGCTCAATCTGTAAGTAATGCTTTATGTAAAATGTATGAAGAAAAATTAGGTGAAGGTAACATTCTCCACCACAACACAGATGAAGTTCAAATCACTGCTGGAGACTCTGATCCTAAATTTGGTGGAGGAAGTGTAAGAAAACCTATTGACATTCTTTTGACTGGTAGGGGAATTCACGATTATGTAGATGAAAATGGTGTTGAATATCATTTCCCTCTTGAAAGAGTAGCTATTAAAGCAGCTAAAGACTGGTTAAAAGAAAACATCGTCAATTTAGATGTTGAATTAGACACTGTTATTGAATGTAAAATAGGTAGAGGTTCTGGAGACCTAGTTAACGTATTCGACAGGGAAAGTGCTATTCCTTCCTCTAACGATACTTCTTTTGGTGTAGGTTTTGCTCCTTTATCTGAAACTGAATCCTTAGTTTTAGCAACTGAAGAATTATTCAACTCCAAAGAATTTACTAAAAAATATCCTGCTACTGGTGAAGATATTAAAGTAATGGGATTAAGAGAAAAAGATAAAATCACTTTAACTATCTGCTGTGGTATGGTGGATAAATATGTTAAAAACCCAGAAGAATATAAAGCAGCTTGTGCAGTATTAAAAGAAGAAGCTGAAAAACTTGCTCCTAAATACACCAACCGTGATGTTGAAGTATTTATTAACACAGGAGATAATTTAGATTCTGACGATGAAGCTGGCTACTTCTTAACTGTAACTGGTACTTCTGCTGAAATGGGAGATGACGGTTCTGTAGGTAGGGGAAACAGAGCTAACGGTTTAATTACTCCATGCCGTCCAATGTCTATGGAAGCAACTTCTGGTAAAAACCCAGTTAACCACGTAGGTAAAATCTATAACATTTTAGCTAGCAGAATAGCTGCTGAAATTGCAGAAAAAATACCTGAAGTTAAACAAGTTCATATTATGCTTTTAAGTCAAATTGGTAGACCTATTGACAATCCTAAAGCAGCTTCAACCCAAGTTATTTTAGAAGATGGCTGCAAATTAGAAGATGTAAAAGCAGATATTGAAAAAATTATTGATGAAGGATTAGAAAACATTACTGACATTGCTCAAGATGTAATTGCTGGTAATGCAAGAACTTTCTAA
- the glyA gene encoding serine hydroxymethyltransferase produces the protein MSEYENELHKIENIIEKHTAYMRNSINLIASENITSVEVTEAIASDFEHRYAEGQSHERLYEGCQYVDEIEDLAIESSKKLYNVSYANVQPISGVTANLASFFAFSNYGDKLMALEVPNGGHISHAKVSAAGICGLKTISSPFDPEIMNIDIDAMNKKILEEKPKIVLFGGSLFLFPHPVKEAREAADEVGAKIMYDGAHVLGLIAGGQFQQPIAEGADLMMGSTHKTFPGPQGGIILSHAEHKEVIDNAVFPGVVSNHHLHHLAGLAVANAEMLEFGEAYAKQTIKNAQALAQSLYELGFDVLCEDLGFTESHQLAMNVSNIRSASDIAKDLADNNVILNKNLFPGDDVDNSDNPSGIRIGTQEITRRGLKEKEMEEVAEFIKAVAVDKKDIKDDVTEFMNQYTTVHYAFSEKDGYQVHKL, from the coding sequence ATGTCTGAGTATGAAAATGAACTACATAAAATTGAAAATATTATTGAAAAACATACTGCTTATATGAGAAATAGTATCAATCTTATTGCTAGTGAGAATATTACTAGTGTTGAGGTAACTGAAGCTATTGCATCTGATTTTGAGCACAGATATGCTGAAGGACAATCTCATGAAAGATTATATGAAGGATGTCAATATGTTGATGAAATAGAAGATTTAGCTATTGAATCCTCTAAAAAATTGTACAATGTTAGCTATGCAAATGTACAACCTATCTCTGGAGTTACTGCAAATTTAGCATCATTCTTTGCATTCTCTAATTATGGGGATAAATTAATGGCTTTAGAAGTCCCTAATGGTGGACATATTTCTCACGCTAAAGTAAGTGCTGCAGGTATCTGTGGATTAAAAACTATCTCTTCTCCATTTGATCCTGAAATAATGAACATTGACATTGATGCAATGAATAAAAAAATATTAGAAGAAAAACCAAAAATTGTTCTCTTTGGTGGAAGTCTCTTCTTATTCCCTCATCCTGTTAAAGAAGCTCGTGAAGCAGCTGATGAAGTTGGAGCAAAAATCATGTACGATGGAGCTCATGTATTAGGTTTAATTGCTGGAGGCCAATTCCAACAACCAATAGCTGAAGGAGCAGACTTAATGATGGGAAGTACTCATAAAACTTTCCCAGGACCTCAAGGAGGAATCATCTTATCTCATGCTGAACATAAAGAGGTAATTGATAATGCAGTATTCCCTGGTGTTGTAAGTAACCATCACCTTCACCATTTAGCAGGTCTTGCTGTAGCTAATGCAGAAATGTTAGAATTTGGTGAAGCTTATGCTAAACAAACCATCAAAAACGCTCAAGCTTTAGCTCAAAGCCTTTATGAATTAGGATTTGATGTTTTATGTGAAGATTTAGGATTTACCGAATCTCACCAATTAGCTATGAATGTTTCTAATATTAGATCAGCATCAGACATTGCAAAAGATTTAGCTGATAATAATGTTATTTTAAATAAAAACCTTTTCCCTGGTGATGACGTAGATAACAGTGACAATCCTTCTGGTATCAGAATAGGTACTCAGGAAATCACTAGAAGAGGTTTAAAAGAAAAAGAAATGGAAGAAGTTGCAGAGTTCATTAAAGCAGTTGCAGTAGATAAAAAAGACATAAAAGATGATGTAACTGAATTTATGAACCAGTACACAACTGTTCATTATGCATTCTCAGAAAAAGACGGTTATCAAGTACATAAATTATAG
- a CDS encoding DUF192 domain-containing protein, which produces MATIIYNKTTDKLIHIRLKFADSYFQRLKGLMFKKNINYALVIKTKYSSAIHTSFMRFPIDVYFLDENKKIFEIATLKPWSKYEPSKNARYVLEVKANSLKDKLKKGDEIEFVCENS; this is translated from the coding sequence ATGGCAACCATAATATACAACAAAACAACTGACAAATTAATTCACATAAGGCTAAAATTTGCAGATAGCTATTTTCAGCGATTAAAGGGTTTAATGTTTAAAAAAAATATTAATTATGCTCTTGTAATTAAAACTAAGTACTCTTCGGCAATTCACACATCCTTTATGAGGTTTCCCATTGATGTTTATTTCTTAGATGAAAATAAGAAAATTTTTGAAATAGCTACATTAAAACCTTGGAGTAAATATGAACCTTCAAAGAATGCAAGATATGTTCTTGAAGTTAAAGCAAATTCACTGAAAGATAAATTAAAAAAAGGAGATGAGATAGAATTTGTTTGTGAAAATAGCTAA
- a CDS encoding AEC family transporter: MNEIEITILSIVIMIALGYILKRLDFLSEDDITPLNKIVMNILLPCMIFSALFSADLSAIHKLGVLPIAIICSSFIVGIISFIILKKLGFEDKRLWSVLVTVMIANTAFMGYPVNLGVFGDAGFLRAIFCDLGTTSIFLILSLLLVLKFGGTPRAAVKDILLFPPLWAVVLGIIFNLYNIPIGPVVDNVVNYLGDGAIPLIMISLGLSINLGGLKWNKDMVCFTSIMKLFIFPIVMFAFVTVFHFTGYEYTIAIVEAAMPSGMLSLMLAVNYGLDYHLTSDCILMNTVFSLVTLPIIISLL; this comes from the coding sequence ATGAATGAAATTGAGATTACTATTTTATCTATTGTTATAATGATTGCTTTAGGTTATATCCTAAAACGTCTTGATTTTTTATCTGAAGATGATATTACACCATTGAATAAAATAGTAATGAATATTTTATTACCATGTATGATTTTTTCTGCACTTTTTTCTGCAGATTTAAGTGCAATTCATAAATTAGGTGTTCTACCTATTGCTATTATTTGTTCTTCATTTATTGTTGGTATAATATCATTTATTATTCTTAAAAAATTAGGATTTGAAGATAAGAGACTTTGGAGTGTTTTAGTTACTGTAATGATTGCAAATACTGCATTTATGGGATATCCTGTTAATTTAGGTGTTTTTGGAGATGCAGGATTTTTAAGAGCAATATTTTGTGATTTAGGTACTACATCTATATTTTTAATTCTATCCTTATTGTTAGTTCTTAAATTTGGAGGAACTCCTCGTGCTGCAGTTAAAGACATACTGCTCTTTCCACCATTGTGGGCTGTTGTTTTAGGTATTATATTTAATTTATACAATATTCCGATTGGTCCAGTAGTTGACAATGTTGTTAACTATCTAGGTGATGGTGCTATTCCATTAATTATGATCTCTTTAGGTTTATCCATTAATCTTGGTGGTTTAAAATGGAATAAGGACATGGTTTGCTTCACATCTATAATGAAACTTTTCATTTTCCCAATAGTTATGTTTGCATTTGTTACTGTCTTCCACTTTACTGGGTATGAGTATACAATTGCAATTGTTGAAGCAGCAATGCCTTCAGGTATGTTGTCATTAATGTTAGCTGTTAATTATGGTTTGGATTATCATTTAACATCAGATTGTATACTGATGAACACTGTATTTTCACTAGTTACATTGCCTATTATTATCTCTTTATTATAG
- a CDS encoding CoB--CoM heterodisulfide reductase iron-sulfur subunit A family protein: MAEENKNNEELRIGVYVCHCGVNVGGVVNCPEVAEYAKTLPNVVVAKDYKYMCSDPGQLLIQDDIKEHNLNRVVVAACSPRLHEPTFRRCVEEAGLNKFLFEFANLREQDSWVHMNEPEAATEKAKDLTRMAVAKARLLEPLEATKVAVDNRALVIGGGVTGIQSALDLGDMGFETYMVERNPTIGGRMGQLDKTFPTLDCSMCILAPKMVDTSKHENITLITYAEVKHVDGYIGNFTVTVEKKPRYIDEELCVGCGSCVEVCPIEIPNYYDEGIGMVKAAYIPFPQAVPLCATIDKDYCIECMLCDQICERGAVNHQQEAEEIELKVGTIIAATGYDPYDPTEIYQYGYGRYSNVITGMEIERMINASGPTEGHVIKPSDGKEPKRVAFIHCVGSRDEQIGKPYCSRVCCMYSMKNAQLCIDHEPDTEVTCYYMDIRAFGKGFEEFYKTSQEKYGIEFLRGKPAQIIENDDLTLTIRAEDTLLGKVTEYTYDLVVLSVGLEHPEGSEELRQTLGISKSSDGFYMEAHPKLRPVDTLTDGVYVAGVAQGPKDIPDSVAQGSAAASRAAIPMAKGEVEIEPIVARTDEVVCGACEVCVELCPYGAVSIVGDDASSHAEINVALCKGCGTCVGACPSGAMDQQHFKTDQIMAQISAALEDVGK, translated from the coding sequence ATGGCAGAAGAAAATAAAAATAATGAAGAATTAAGGATTGGTGTTTACGTCTGTCACTGTGGTGTAAACGTCGGTGGAGTAGTAAACTGTCCTGAAGTAGCTGAATATGCTAAGACATTACCAAATGTTGTTGTAGCAAAAGATTACAAATACATGTGTTCTGACCCTGGTCAATTATTAATCCAAGATGATATTAAAGAACACAACTTAAACAGAGTTGTTGTAGCAGCATGTTCCCCTCGTCTTCACGAACCTACTTTCCGTAGATGTGTAGAAGAAGCAGGATTAAACAAATTCTTATTTGAATTTGCAAACTTAAGGGAACAAGACTCCTGGGTACACATGAACGAACCTGAAGCAGCTACTGAAAAAGCTAAAGATTTAACCCGTATGGCTGTAGCTAAAGCTAGATTATTAGAACCATTAGAAGCAACCAAAGTAGCAGTAGACAACAGAGCTCTCGTTATTGGTGGTGGAGTAACTGGTATCCAATCTGCTTTAGATTTAGGTGATATGGGATTCGAAACCTACATGGTTGAAAGAAACCCTACCATTGGTGGAAGAATGGGACAATTAGATAAAACTTTCCCAACTCTTGACTGTTCCATGTGTATTCTCGCACCTAAGATGGTAGATACTTCCAAACACGAAAACATTACTTTAATTACTTACGCTGAAGTTAAACATGTAGACGGATACATCGGTAACTTCACTGTAACTGTAGAGAAAAAACCAAGATACATCGATGAAGAACTTTGTGTAGGATGTGGATCTTGTGTAGAAGTTTGTCCTATCGAAATACCTAACTACTACGACGAAGGTATCGGTATGGTAAAAGCTGCTTACATCCCATTCCCTCAAGCTGTACCATTATGTGCAACCATTGATAAAGATTACTGTATCGAATGTATGCTTTGTGACCAAATCTGTGAACGTGGTGCTGTAAACCATCAACAAGAAGCTGAAGAAATTGAGTTAAAAGTTGGTACTATTATTGCAGCAACTGGTTACGACCCATACGACCCAACTGAAATCTATCAATATGGATACGGACGTTACTCTAACGTAATTACTGGTATGGAAATTGAAAGGATGATTAACGCATCTGGTCCTACTGAAGGTCACGTAATTAAACCATCTGACGGTAAAGAACCTAAACGTGTAGCATTCATCCACTGTGTTGGTTCAAGAGATGAACAAATCGGTAAACCTTACTGTTCTAGAGTATGTTGTATGTACTCCATGAAAAACGCTCAATTATGTATTGACCACGAACCTGACACCGAAGTAACCTGTTACTACATGGATATCCGTGCATTCGGTAAAGGATTCGAAGAGTTCTACAAAACTTCCCAAGAAAAATACGGTATTGAGTTCTTAAGAGGTAAACCAGCTCAAATCATCGAAAACGATGACTTAACCTTAACCATCAGAGCTGAAGACACCTTACTCGGTAAAGTAACTGAATACACCTATGATTTAGTTGTATTAAGTGTAGGTCTTGAACATCCTGAAGGATCCGAAGAATTAAGACAAACCTTAGGTATTTCCAAATCTTCCGACGGATTCTACATGGAAGCTCACCCTAAACTCAGACCTGTTGACACCTTAACTGACGGTGTTTACGTTGCTGGTGTAGCTCAAGGTCCTAAAGATATTCCTGACTCCGTAGCACAAGGTTCCGCTGCAGCATCCAGAGCAGCAATCCCAATGGCTAAAGGAGAAGTAGAAATCGAACCTATCGTAGCTCGTACCGACGAAGTTGTTTGTGGTGCTTGTGAAGTATGTGTTGAATTATGTCCTTACGGTGCAGTTTCAATTGTTGGAGATGACGCATCTTCCCATGCTGAAATTAACGTTGCATTATGTAAAGGATGCGGTACCTGTGTAGGAGCATGTCCTTCCGGTGCTATGGATCAACAACACTTTAAAACCGATCAAATTATGGCACAAATTAGTGCTGCTCTTGAAGATGTGGGTAAATAA
- a CDS encoding dihydromethanopterin reductase (acceptor) — protein MRIGFAITGAGHLLNESVQVAEKLSKNHDVTIFLSAASEEVLKMYGLYERIVNITGGRYRELATDSNQKFSYPITGRLSLGKYDLLIVSPATANTVAKIVHGIADSLVTNAVAQAGKGAVKTVMVPVDIHPGPVDTVLPSKLELEKCQNCDECIAAITCENDAIIPAKEIDLMKCVGCGLCKDSCQYGAISEGKIITIYMRDIDIENTKKLAQIDEIEIVEHPHDLLNYI, from the coding sequence ATGAGAATTGGATTTGCAATTACTGGAGCAGGTCATTTACTTAATGAATCAGTTCAAGTAGCTGAAAAGTTATCTAAGAATCATGATGTCACTATATTCCTTTCTGCTGCTAGTGAAGAAGTTCTTAAAATGTATGGACTTTATGAACGCATTGTAAACATTACTGGCGGCAGATACAGGGAACTGGCTACTGATTCAAATCAGAAGTTCAGTTACCCTATTACTGGAAGATTATCTTTAGGTAAGTATGATTTACTTATTGTTTCTCCTGCAACAGCAAATACAGTTGCTAAGATAGTCCATGGAATTGCAGACTCTTTAGTTACTAATGCAGTTGCACAGGCAGGAAAAGGAGCTGTAAAAACTGTTATGGTTCCAGTAGATATTCATCCAGGACCTGTTGATACAGTTTTACCTTCCAAGCTTGAATTGGAGAAATGTCAAAATTGTGATGAATGTATTGCAGCTATTACCTGTGAAAATGATGCTATCATCCCAGCTAAGGAAATAGATCTAATGAAATGTGTTGGCTGTGGATTATGTAAGGACAGCTGTCAATATGGAGCAATATCCGAAGGTAAAATTATAACAATTTATATGAGAGATATAGATATTGAAAATACTAAAAAACTAGCTCAAATAGATGAAATCGAAATTGTGGAACATCCACATGATCTATTAAATTACATTTAG
- the radA gene encoding DNA repair and recombination protein RadA, which produces MVELEDLPSVGEKTAEKLRDAGFADMMRLATATAKELAVKAEIGEGVAEKVIEAARKSEKIGFETALDVSERRKEVGRISVGSQGFNDLIGGGIETQSITEVFGEFGSGKSQISHELAVTVQLPIEQGGLEGQCVFIDTENTFRPERIIQIADGFELDHEEVLSNIHIARAFNSSHQILMAESINELIQQGNNIKLVIVDSLMAHFRAEYVGRESLAVRQQKLNQHLHALQQIANTYNVAVFITNQVQAKPDAFFGSPTKAIGGHVLGHASTYRIWLKKGLAGKRIARLVDSPHLPEGECVFKITSDGIVD; this is translated from the coding sequence ATGGTGGAATTAGAAGATTTACCAAGTGTTGGTGAAAAAACTGCAGAAAAACTTAGAGATGCTGGTTTTGCAGATATGATGAGATTAGCTACTGCTACTGCTAAAGAATTAGCTGTAAAAGCCGAAATTGGTGAAGGTGTAGCTGAAAAAGTTATTGAAGCAGCTCGTAAATCTGAAAAAATAGGATTTGAAACAGCTTTAGATGTTTCTGAAAGAAGAAAAGAAGTTGGCCGTATATCTGTTGGAAGTCAAGGATTCAATGATTTAATTGGTGGTGGAATTGAAACTCAATCTATTACTGAAGTATTTGGTGAGTTCGGTTCTGGTAAGAGTCAGATTTCTCATGAATTAGCTGTTACTGTCCAATTACCTATTGAACAAGGTGGTCTTGAAGGACAATGTGTATTTATTGATACTGAAAACACTTTCCGTCCAGAAAGGATTATTCAAATTGCTGATGGTTTTGAATTAGATCATGAAGAAGTTTTAAGTAATATTCATATTGCTCGTGCTTTCAATTCTTCTCATCAAATCTTAATGGCTGAAAGCATCAATGAATTAATCCAACAAGGTAATAATATTAAATTAGTTATTGTTGATTCTCTTATGGCTCATTTCAGAGCAGAATATGTTGGTAGGGAATCTTTAGCTGTAAGACAACAGAAATTAAATCAACATTTACATGCTCTTCAACAAATAGCTAATACCTATAATGTTGCAGTTTTCATAACAAACCAAGTTCAAGCTAAACCTGATGCATTCTTTGGAAGTCCTACAAAAGCTATTGGGGGGCATGTTTTAGGGCATGCTTCTACTTATAGGATTTGGCTCAAAAAAGGGCTTGCTGGTAAAAGAATTGCTCGTTTAGTAGACAGCCCTCACCTTCCAGAAGGTGAATGTGTCTTTAAAATTACTAGTGATGGTATTGTAGATTAA